Proteins encoded by one window of Pseudochaenichthys georgianus chromosome 9, fPseGeo1.2, whole genome shotgun sequence:
- the cbwd gene encoding zinc-regulated GTPase metalloprotein activator 1, with amino-acid sequence MDGMVIEEEDDCPELVPIVTTLGPGEQIPVTIISGYLGAGKTTLLNYILTEQHNKRIAVILNEFGEGSALEKSLAVSQAGELYEEWLELSNGCLCCSVKDNGLKAIENLMEKKGKFDYILLETTGLADPGAVASMFWVDAELGSDIYLDGIITVIDAKYGLKQLTEEKADGLVNEAARQIAVADLTIINKTDLVNEEELAQIREAVRSVNGLVKILESQKSRVDLSEVLDLHSFDSTNGAHLAEKLQLVKDSRPHLDKSILTVTFEVAGDLCEDALNIFIQDLLWEKMFKNKEGQPMTVIRLKGIVSFASKAHQVMLQGVHELYDLNETPQLWEENLRINRLVFIGRNLDKNILQEQFISKVLEGANAN; translated from the exons ATGGACGGCATGGTGATAGAGGAGGAGGATGACTGCCCAGAGTTGGTGCCCATCGTCACCACGCTTGGTCCTGGAGAGCAGATCCCTGTCACCATCATCTCAGGATACCTCG GTGCTGGAAAGACGACACTCCTGAACTATATCCTAACAGAACAACACAACAAGCGGATTGCTGTCATACTAAATGAATTTGGAGAGG GCAGCGCCCTGGAGAAGTCGCTCGCAGTGAGTCAGGCAGGAGAGCTGTACGAGGAGTGGCTGGAACTGAGTAACGGCTGCCTCTGCTGCTCGGTCAA GGACAATGGTCTTAAAGCCATCGAGAACCTAATGGAGAAGAAAGGGAAGTTTGACTACATCCTGCTGGAAACCACTGGACTCGCTGATCCAG GAGCTGTGGCCTCCATGTTCTGGGTCGATGCAGAGCTTGGCAGTGACATCTATTTGGATG GCATTATCACAGTCATCGACGCCAAGTATGGACTGAAG CAACTAACAGAGGAGAAAGCAGATGGACTCGTCAATGAAGCAGCCAG gCAGATTGCTGTGGCTGACCTCACCATCATCAACAAGACAGACCTGGTGAATGAGGAGGAACTTGCCCAAATACGAGAGGCGGTCAG GTCTGTTAATGGTCTTGTCAAGATTCTAGAGAGCCAGAAGTCGAG GGTCGATCTTTCTGAAGTATTGGATCTGCACTCCTTCGACAGCACGAATGGAGCGCA TCTGGCTGAGAAGCTCCAACTTGTGAAAGATTCAAGACCACATCTTGACAAG AGTATTTTAACTGTGACGTTTGAAGTGGCTGGAGATCTCTGTGAGGACGCCTTAAACATTTTCATCCAG GATCTCCTTTGGGAAAAGATGTTTAAAAACAAAGAAGGGCAACCCATGACTGTCATTCGGTTGAAG GGTATAGTATCATTTGCAAGTAAAGCCCACCAAGTGATGCTGCAGGGGGTCCACGAGCTGTATGACCTGAATGAGACTCCCCAGCTCTGGGAGGAGAACCTGCGGATCAACAGACTGGTCTTTATAg GTCGGAACCTGGACAAGAACATTCTGCAGGAACAGTTCATTTCTAAAGTGTTGGAAGGAGCAAACGCAAATTAG
- the foxd5 gene encoding forkhead box protein D5, protein MTLSGEFEAPQHPASLLEEDEIDIVGEDEPTSVRIYRNKCSTDPGSSAESGAEFDSSEPDSSGESENSFCADAPLSRKAQSSSVKPPYSYIALITMAILQSPVKKLTLSGICDFISNKFPYYKDKFPAWQNSIRHNLSLNDCFIKIPREPGNPGKGNYWSLDPASEDMFDNGSFLRRRKRFKRNQPEFGKDGLVFYSNLNCYRPYGQPYCVQGQVSPPSAAPIRYMPLQEGIMMPPSSYHIIPQTLNSHGNSNGPKDFRAQLCSTDPAEPKPRLQAKCSFSIDSIMSKPSPFSAQNLNPPRSSLGYGHLMSGPAARLVPTLMQAPFCPPAMLSNAPLRNEHLRLSYHH, encoded by the coding sequence ATGACTCTCTCCGGTGAATTTGAGGCTCCACAACACCCTGCTTCGCTTCTAGAAGAGGATGAGATTGATATAGTGGGCGAGGACGAGCCTACCAGTGTGCGTATTTATAGAAACAAGTGCTCTACGGACCCCGGTTCCTCGGCTGAATCTGGTGCTGAATTTGACTCTTCCGAGCCAGACTCGTCGGGGGAAAGCGAGAACAGTTTCTGCGCAGACGCCCCGCTGTCCAGGAAAGCCCAGAGCAGCTCTGTGAAGCCTCCTTACTCCTACATCGCCCTCATCACCATGGCCATCCTGCAGAGCCCGGTCAAGAAGCTGACGCTCAGTGGCATCTGTGACTTCATCAGCAACAAGTTCCCCTACTACAAAGACAAGTTCCCTGCATGGCAGAACTCCATCCGGCACAACCTGTCCCTCAACGACTGTTTCATCAAGATCCCGAGGGAGCCCGGAAATCCGGGCAAAGGTAACTACTGGTCTCTGGACCCTGCCTCAGAGGACATGTTCGACAACGGCAGCTTCCTTCGACGCAGGAAGCGCTTCAAGAGAAACCAGCCCGAGTTTGGCAAAGACGGACTTGTTTTTTACTCCAACTTGAACTGCTACCGGCCATACGGGCAACCGTATTGCGTACAGGGCCAGGTAAGCCCCCCATCCGCTGCTCCTATTCGGTACATGCCTCTGCAGGAGGGCATTATGATGCCTCCCTCTTCCTATCACATTATACCACAAACTTTGAACAGTCACGGGAACAGCAACGGGCCTAAAGACTTCAGAGCTCAGCTTTGCTCCACAGACCCTGCTGAGCCAAAGCCTCGCCTGCAGGCAAAATGCTCCTTCAGCATTGACAGCATCATGAGCAAGCCCTCTCCTTTCAGTGCACAGAACCTGAATCCACCTCGCAGCTCTCTCGGGTACGGTCACCTGATGTCTGGCCCTGCTGCCCGTTTAGTCCCCACGCTGATGCAGGCTccattctgtcctcctgctatGCTGAGCAATGCTCCTTTGAGAAACGAGCACCTCAGACTCTCTTACCATCACTGA